CCAGTTCCGCATCGGGGGTGACTGCGGTGGAACGCGATAGCGACTCAGAACTCTAACCTGCATGTCTTTTTCACCGATCCGGGCATGGCCCGCTCTCGCGGCACTGGCGCTTGGTGCCGCCTGGCCCTTGGCCTTTGCGCCCTTTCATCAGGCTTGGCTCGCCTTCGTTCTGTTGGGTCTTCTCTTTTTGCTGGTGCAGCGTAGCAGCGCGCCGCGCCGTGCTGCGGGTCTCGGCTTTCTCTTTGGTTTTGCCGCCTTCAGTTCAGGGGTGTACTGGCTGGCCATCACCCTGCACAATTTTGCCGCTATGGATTGGCCGCTGGCCGGGGCGATGGTGGCGCTGCTGGCTGCCTACTGTGCCCTGTATCCGGCCCTGGCCATGGGCGTCGCCCGACGTTTTTCGCCGGCGGCCCGCTGGTGGCTCTTGCCCCTGTTCTGGGTCTTTGCCGAATACCTTCGGGCGCGAGTGGCGACCGGCTTCCCCTGGCTGGCGGTGGGTTACACCCAGGCCGGGAATTTCCTATCGGGCTATGCTCCCTGGCTTGGCCAATATGGCGTGGGCCTGGCGACGGCAGGGGTGGCGAGTATTGGCGCCTGGGTCATCAGCCAGCGGCGGAATGCCGCAGTCTGGTCGATGGGCGCTTCGGCCATTCTGTTGATCTTTGCCGCAGCCCTTTTTGCTGCCACTGTCCGTTTTACCCACCCTTCCGGAAAACCGCTGCAGGTCCGTCTGTTGCAAGGCAACATTCCCATCACGGAAAAATGGAATGCCAGCCGCATCAACGACATCCTCGAGCGCTATGTGCGCCTGATCGTGGCCAGTCCGCCGGGCACGCAGCTCGTCGTGCTGCCAGAGACGGCCTTTCCCATCTTTCAGACCGAAATTCCGCTGCTCATCCAGCAACTACAGGCCTGGTCTGCCAAATACCAT
This sequence is a window from Acidithiobacillus sp. AMEEHan. Protein-coding genes within it:
- the lnt gene encoding apolipoprotein N-acyltransferase translates to MSFSPIRAWPALAALALGAAWPLAFAPFHQAWLAFVLLGLLFLLVQRSSAPRRAAGLGFLFGFAAFSSGVYWLAITLHNFAAMDWPLAGAMVALLAAYCALYPALAMGVARRFSPAARWWLLPLFWVFAEYLRARVATGFPWLAVGYTQAGNFLSGYAPWLGQYGVGLATAGVASIGAWVISQRRNAAVWSMGASAILLIFAAALFAATVRFTHPSGKPLQVRLLQGNIPITEKWNASRINDILERYVRLIVASPPGTQLVVLPETAFPIFQTEIPLLIQQLQAWSAKYHSVLMIGIPEDAHGRYYNATMEIDGTAPIRWYRKEHLVPFGEYIPFPKILGPIVHHFLPGLGSFTPGDGASVLPVDGQKAGMTICYEESFSRDVRKGVVQGATFLVNSSDYAWYGHSTASAQTLQMAVMQSLQEQKPDIRATNTGITSVILPTGQVLAQLPQFSYAALNARIQPMAGETPYARYGNWPYLGLSLLLLFWALRPRREAQS